In Achromobacter pestifer, the DNA window GCGGCTCCAGCCTCGTGGCTGCGAGCCGCGTCCGTTATCGCCGGACTGCAGCACCGACAGCGTGGGAAAGACTCTGTGCGCCAGGATTGCAGATTTACCCGAAAGGCTTTGGCCGCGCTGGCTCTGCGGCTCCTGATCCTGCTGTGTGCCGGCCAGGCCCTTGCGGACGCGGCACAGGCCGAGACGAACGGCGACAGCGACGGCTTGGACATGGGCAACTTCCTGCTGCGCCAGAACGGCGCACTTCCGGTGCCCGTTATCATCACCGAACCCGCCGTGGGGTACGGGGGCGGGTTGATGCTGCTGTATTTTTCGGAGCCCGCGGCGCAGCCCGGCCAGGATGGCCAGACTGACAACACACACAAGGCGCCGCCCAATGTCACCGGCGTGGGCGCCATGGCCACTGAAAATGGTACCCGCGGCGGTGCGCTGTTCCATTTCCGCAGCTGGGACGCGGACCGCTATCGCTACCTGGGCGCGCTGGCCCAGGGACGGGCGAACCTCGAGTACTACGGCGCTTCCAGCCACGGACGCAGCTACGAGGTGAAGGGCACCTTCCTGATGCAGCAGATCCTGGCCAGGGTAGGGGACACGCCCTGGTATGTCGGTCCGCGCTACACCTATTTCCGCTCGAACACGCGCTTCATCGGCGAGACGGCCGGCGAGCTGTCCAAGGCCGAAATGGCCGGCCGTATTGGCAAGGCCGGCGTGGTCGTGGACTACGACACACGCGACAATATGTTCTATCCCAACCGGGGCAGCTATGCCGAGCTGGAAGCCCAGTTCTCGCGCAGCTGGCTGGGCAGCGACCAGTCCTTCGAAAGCTATCGCACGCGCGGCTACACCTGGCGGCCGCTGGCCCCACGCTGGACCTTGGGCCTGCGCGGCGACGGCCAGTTCACCCGCGGCACGGTGCCGTTCTACGCCCAGCCCTACGTCGATCTGCGCGGCGTGGCGCGGGGCCGCTACCAGGATCGCGACGCGCTGGCGTTCGAAGCGGAATTGCGCTGGGACGCCACGCCGCGCTGGTCCATACTGGGGTTCAGCGGCGTGGGCAAGGCGTATGGCAACTGGAAGTCGTTCTCCGAGGCTTCCAACGTCGTCAGCGTGGGCACCGGTTTCCGGTACCTCATCGCGGCCAAACTGGGGTTGGCCGTGGGCATGGACATCGCCCACAGCAAGGACCAGAACGCCTTCTACATTCAAGTCGGGAGCGCATGGCGATGAAGACAGATGACGACAGTTCCGTACTGCAGGCCGGCACCTCCCAGCTCGGCAACCTGCTGCAATTCCTCGCCTGGATCGCCGAGCGCCCGCGTACCTATGCGCAGACCATGGACGCCTGGCGCAGTTCATGCCCGCGCCTGTCGGCCTGGGAGGACGCGACCGCCAACGGGCTGGTGGACATGGCCCGCGACCGGGACGATGCGCAAGCCGAGCCGGTCGTCATCCTGACGCAAAAGGGGCGCGCGCTGCTGGCGTCGGCCGGCGGCCCTGCACGCCCCTGATGCCAAGGATCGGCCGCCTCCGGGTGCGCCAACCTTTGCTTACGCTTGGGCCAGGCTCGATGTAACCATGTGGCTTTTTTTGCGGATTTCGTCGAAAAAATCCACTGATTCATCGAAAAAAAGTTGCACCCGCCGCGCAGCCTGCGGATTCTAGTGGCGAAACTTTGCCAGTTACTACTGAGCGCGCGCCCGGCCACCGGGCGGCCTTCGCGCTCGGGCCACCAGAATCCGCAAATCCATGAAGCCTACCTCTCTCCCCGCGCGCGGCCCCGGCCTGCCTTTTCCGCTGCTGCGGCAGAACACCTTGCGGCTGGCCATCGTGTCGGCGTTGGGCGCCTGCGCCTGGGGCGCGGCGGGCAATGCGCAGGCCGGCTATGCGTGCGCAGGCGGCCCGTCCCTGAACATGCCGTCCGGCAACTACCCAAGCGCCCAGGCCATCTGCGAGGGCGATAGCGGGGTGGACCACGACAACGAGAAGGATGGCCAGAACGGGCCTGACGTATCCGTCACGTCCTCCGGCAACTACAACGCCGACGCGAACCAGACCCGGCTGAACCCGCTGGGCGTGGTCACGGCGATCTCGCGCGGCGGCGATGGCGTGGATGAAGGCACGGCGGGCGATGGCGGCAACATCACCGTGTCCAGCAGCGGCGACGTCGCGCTCAACGGCACGGCGCTCAGCAATTTCAACAGCCTGATCATGGCGGTGTCGTCCGGGGGCATCGGCGATCCCGCCAACGACAACAACGACTCGAATGGCGGACACGGCGGCCTGGGCCAGACCGTGAGCGTGAGCAACTCCGGCAAGCTGACGATGTCCGGCTCCTTGCCCGCCCCACGCCAGGGTCTGTACGGCATCAATGCGCGGGCCCTGGGCGGGGCCGGCGGCGACCAGAACGATCCGACGCTGGAATACGGCGACCAAGTGGGCGGCAATGGCGGCAACGCCAGCACGGTCACGGTCAGCAACACCGGCGCGATCAACCTGGGCAGCAGCGTCACGCGCCTGCGCACCTATGCCAACGGCGCAGCCATCTACGCCAATTCCGCGGGTGGCATGGGCGGCTACAACAATGGCAATGCCGGCACGGGCGGCACCGTGCAGGTCACGCACCAGGGCCAGGCCAACAGCTACTGGCAGGTCTACGACAGCGCCACGGTCTTCGGCATCTACGCGCAAAGCATAGGCGGCGACGGCACGGCGTCGACCGACAACAGCGACAACGGCGGCAACGGCGGCGGCACATCGGACACCTGGACCCAGAAGGTGACGGTGGACGTGAATGGCTCGGTCCTGCTGGACGTGGCCGGTTCGGCCGCCGGCGCCACCGTCCAAGGTGCCGGCGTTGCCGCCCGCGCCATCGGCGGCAAGGGTGGCAAGGGCCCGGATAAGGACCATGCGGGCGGCAATGGCGGCGCGGGCGGCGCCGTGGCGATCAATCTTTATCAGGGTGGCAGCGTCGCGACCCGCGGCGACAACCTGCCTGGCCTGGCGGCGCAAAGCCTGGGCGGACAGGGCGGCGACGGCAGCGACAGCACCAAGCTGGCCGGGCAGGGCGGCGGCGGCGGGTTTGGCGGCAACGCCAGCGCCGTCAACGTCTCCACCGCGAGCGGCAGCGCCATCGGCACCACGGGCAATTTTTCCACCGGCATCGTGGCGCAGTCGGTCGGCGGCGGCGGCGGCACGGGCAGCGACTTCGTGTCGGTGCTGGGGGGCCAGGGCGGCAACGGCGGCAATGGCGGCAACGCCGGCGTGGTCAATGTGGTGACCGCCGGCACGGTTACCACCGGCGGCGACCACGCCTACGGCGTGCTGGCCCAGTCCATTGCCGGCAGCGGCGGCGCGGGCGGCGCGGACACGGCCGAACTGGTTTCCTTGGGCGGCGACGGCGCGGGCGGCGGCGCGGCCAGCCAGGTCACCCTGAGCAACACAGGGTCCATTGCCACCTCGGGCTACAACTCGCACGGCATGATAGGCCAGTCCATCGGCGGCGGCGGCGGCGCTTCCGGCAGCGCCACCGGCCTGCTCAGCGTGGGCGGCAGCTCGGCCGGGGCCACCGGTTCGTCGGGCAGCACGGTGGTGATGGGCAATACCGGCGCCATCACGACGGCCGGCAACGCGGCAATCGGCATGGTGGCCCAGTCCATCGGCGGCGGCGGCGGCAGCGGCGGCGACAGCATGGGCGTGCTGGGCGTGGGCGGCGGCGGCGCGGGCGGCGGGGCGGGCGGCAACGTCATCATCCAGGATCTGGGCTCGATCCAGACGGCCGGCCAGTTTAGCGCGGGCGTGCTGGCCCAATCCGTGGGCGGAGGCGGCGGCAACGGCGGCGATACCTTCACCGCATCGGTGGGCGTGTCGGTGGCGATCGGCGGCAGCGCGAGCGGAGGCGGCAACGGCGGTTCGGTCTGCATGAGCAACCAGGGCGGCTGCGACGGCACGCTGACGTACTCCACATCGAACATCACCACCCACGGCAACTACGCGCCCGGCATCATCGCGCAGAGCATCGGCGGCGGGGGCGGCACGGGCGGGAGCGTCAAGAACGCCAGCGTGGCGTCCTTCGCGGCGCTGCAATTGGGCGGCAGCGGCGGCGCGGGCGGCAATGCCGCCGAGGTCAAGGCGGGATACAGCAACCTCAACATCAGCACCGGCGGCTCCCACTCGGCCGGCATCCTGGCCCAGTCCATAGGCGGAGGCGGCGGCAACGGCGGCGACGCCAGCTACTACGACGTCACGGTCGGCTTCAATGCGGCGGTGGTGCTGGGCGGCAGCGGCGGCTCGGGCGGCACCGGCTATTCCTCGATCGTGAACCTGAGCGGCTCCCATGTCGCCACGGGCATGGACTACGCCAGCCCGAACATCGATCCCGCCACCTATGCGCCCAACGATTCCTTCGGCATCCTGGCGCAGACCATCGGCGGAGGCGGCGGCAACGGCGGCAGCTCCAGCGCCAGCGACCTGGTGCTGGCCGTGCCCACCGGCGAGGGCGCGTCCCTGGCATTCAATTTCGAAGCCGCGGTCGGCGGCAGCGGCGGGGCGGGCGGCAATGCCTGCCCGCCGGGTGATGCGTCCTGCGTCACCCAGGTCAACCTCAGCAACGGTTCCACGGTCGTCACCTTGGGCGACGGTTCCCATGCCGTGATGGCGCAGTCCATCGGCGGCGGCGGCGGCAACGGCGGTGATTCATCCGTGCTGTCCACCGTGCTGGGCGATGCGACCACGATCTCGCTATCGGCCGGCATGACCCTGGGCGGTTCCGGCTCCGGCGGCGGCAACGGCGGCGCGGTAGGCGTGACCCTGGGCGACGCCAACGGCGCCTATGTCGGCATGCCACCATCGCTCTTGACCCCGCCCGGCGTGCGCGTGCCCCCGGCGTCCACCACCGTGACCTACGGCGATTACGCCAACGGCGTGCTGGCGCAATCCATAGGCGGAGGCGGCGGCAACGGCGGGGTTGGCAGCAGCAATGCCTACACCCACGGCGGCCCCACCAACGTCAAGCTGACCCTGGCCCTGGGCGGCACCGGCGGCACGGGCGGCATCGGCGGCAATGTGGACGTGACGCTGAACCCCAACTTCGCCATCCGCACGCTGGGCTCCGGTTCGCGCGGCATTGTGGCGCAGTCCATCGGCGGCGGCGGCGGGGCCTCGCAGGGCGGAACGCTGAACGTGGCCGGCAGCGCCGAAGACCGGCCGTCCGCCCGCCTGCAAGTGGGCCTGGGCGCGACCGGCGGTTCCGGCGCCACTGGCGGCAGCATCAATGCGACCTTGCAAGGCGCCATCCGCACCGAAGGCGGCGACGCCGATGGCGTGTTGCTGCAATCCATCGGCGGCGGCGGCGGGCTGGGCGGATCGCTGGGCGCGGACGCCTCGTCCTATCCCATCCTGGACCGCATCGGCAACCATAGCGACAACAAGGAACGGCTGGACGACGAAAACAGCACCTACCAGTTCGGCGTGGACGTGGGCGGCACCGGCGGCACGGGCGGCCATGGCGGCAACGTCACCGTGAACTACGCGGGCAAGATCGCCACCGCCGGAGACTGGGCCGACGGCCTGGTCGCCCAGTCGATAGGCGGGGGCGGCGGCGTGGGCGGATCGTCCAGCGCCTCGGGCAGCAAGATCAAGGCCAACGCCACCATCGGCGTGGGCGGCAGCGGCGGCGCCGGCGGCAACGGCGGCGTCCTGAGCTTCTCCTTCGACGACGACCATGGCAACAGCATCGCCACGACCGGCTACAACGCCTATGGCGTGCTGCTGCAATCCATAGGCGGGGGCGGCGGGCAGGGCGGCGACGGCTCCGACCAGGCCCAGGGCACCATCACCGTGGGGGCATCGTTTGGCGGGACCGGCGGCGTGGCCGGCAACGGCGGCAACATCCTCACCCCCAGCGGCGGGAGCTGGCTGAACGTCCAGACCGCGGGCGACGACGCGCCGGCGCTGGCGATGCAGTCGATCGGCGGCGGCGGAGGCACGGCCGGCGCGGGCAACAGCAGCTCCAAGCTGCAGCAGAACAGCCATTCCATGAGCGTCTCAGTAGGCGGCAGCGGCGGTTTGTCCGGCTCGGGCGGCGCCATCGACGTCACCACGGGCATCGCCGCCACCACGCAAGGCGCGCGCGCCTATGGCGTGCTGGCGCAATCGATCGGCGGCGGTGGCGGCCTGGGCGGCGCGGGCGACTCCAGCAACCTGACCGGCGTGTCGCTGGGCGGGCGCGGCGGCGCGGCCGGCGACGGCGGGGCCGTGACCTTGACCTTGAATGCCGGCGGTCACATCGCCACCAGCGGCGCGGGCGCGCATGGCCTGATCGCCCAGTCCATCGGTGGCGGCGGAGGCATCGCGGGCGATACCAGCAAGGGCTTGCAGTTGGGCTCGGGCGGTTGGAGCCCAAGCAGCGGCCAGACGGGCGGCAGCGGCAGCGGCGGCACGGTCAACCTCAATGTCGCCAGCAACATCACGACCCAGGGCGACTACGCCTTCGGCGTGATTGCCCAATCCATCGGCGGTGGGGGCGGGCTGGGCGGCAGCGCCGCCGGCGGCTTCGCGGGCAGCACGGCGGGCGCGGGCAGCACGGGATCCGGCGGGAACGTCACGCTGACGCAAAGCGGCAGCATCGCCGCCACCGGCGCCGGCGCCACCGGCATCTTTGCGCAAAGCGCCGGGCCGCAAGGTTCGGGACAGGTCGCGGTTACCGTCAACGGTTCCGTCAGCGGCGGCACTGGCGCGGGCGCCTACGGCGTCTGGATCGTGGGAGACATGCAGAACACGCTGACCGTGGGCGCGGCGGGAACGATCACGGCCGGCTCCGGCGGCAGCGCGGTGCGCTACGACGGCGCCTCCTTGCAGCAGGCGAAGACCGCCAGCATCCTCGCCAGCGTCCCTGGCGCCAGCCTAGCCATCAGCAATGCAGGGACCGTCCTGGGCAACATCGAATGCGGCGGCGGCGCGGGCGGCATCGCCTGCCATGTCTGGAACGCCGCCAGCGGCACCCTGAGCGACGCCACGCGCTATCAGGCCAATATCGACAACGCCGGCCTGGTGGCCATAGGCCGGTCCGGCGCGTTCGACAGCCTGACGGTGGCGGGCAACTTCAATCTGCGGGCCGGCGGCATCCTGCAAGCGGACGTGGACTTCGCCAACCTCAAGTCTCCGCGCATGGTGGTGCAGGGCGATACCCGCCTGGACGGCCAGGTGAATGTGCAGCCCATCACGCTACTGCCCGGCCACGAAGTCACCGTCGCGACGCTGCAAGGCAATGTCGCGGGCAACCCGGCCGCCAAGGACAGCCCGGTGATCGATTACGACGCCAGGCTGGACGGGCAGGACGTGCGCGTGCGCGCAGTGCAGGCCGACTTCGCCGCGCCGTCCATGCAGCTGGCCGCCAACCAGCGCTCGGTGGCGCGGCATCTGCAAGGCGCCTGGAACCTGGGCGGCAACACCGCCATGGCATCCTTGTTCGCGGCGCTGGACATGGCTTCCAGGGAAAGCGCGGCTACCTATTCGAACCGGCTGTCCGACCTGTCGGCGGGGGTAACCGTGGCACCCGCCGCGCAGATGCAAGCCAGCATGGCTCGCTTTACCGGCGCCATGATGTCGTGCCCGGCGTTCCAGGGCGGCGACGCGTTGACCGGCGAGCAGGATTGCCTCTGGGGCCAGGTGTCCGGCATCAATACCAACCAGGATGGCGACGGCGGGGTCTCGGGTTTTTCGTTCGATGGCGTCACCTACCAGTTCGGCGGCCAGCGCCAGGTAAAGCCGGGCTGGTTCCTGGGCGGGTCCGTCGCCTATCAGAACAGCCATCTGAGCGGCGACGACGGACGGGTCAGCGGCAAGGGCGACAGCGGCTATGCCGGCGTGGTGCTCAAACGCGAAACCGGGCCCTGGACCTTGTCCGCGGCCCTGGGCGGCGGCTACGGCCAGTACGACATCAACCGCAGCATCCGCATCCCCGGCATGCAGAGCACCGCCGACTCGGACCTGGACGTCTATGGCGCGGCCTTGCGCCTGCGCATCGCGCGCAGCTACGCCAAGGAAAGCGTTTATCTGAAACCCTATGTGGACCTGGACGCGTCCTATACCCACATGCCCAGCTATGGCGAGTCCCGCAACGCCCTGCATCTGGATGTGGAAAGCAGCAACCAGTTCGTCATGGCCCTGTCGCCGACGCTGGAGCTGGGCGGCAAGGTGGCGCTGAAGAACGGCGCGACCCTGCGGCCCTACATGTATGGCGGCGTGTCGTTCCTGTCCAAGGACGAATACACGGTCAAGGCCCGCTTGCAGGGCGCGCCGTCAGGCTCCGGCGCCTTCGAGACCTCGGTGCCCATGGACGACGTCATCGGCCGCATCGGCGCGGGACTGCAGGTGTCGAACGCCGGCGGCCTGGACTTCCGGCTGCAGTACGACGGAGACTTTTCGTCCCACATACAAAGCCACCGCGGCACGTTGAAGGTGATGGTGCCGTTCTGATCATCCGAGTTCTTGTTCACCCCTGTGACAAAAGGGGGCCGGAGCAACCGGATTCCTTGCGCATCGAGTAGGGCAAGAGAGGTCCCGCGCCGCTCGCTTTTTGTCAGTTCGATACTGCGAACGGTTCTTGGTATCATTTAGCCCTGCTGGCCGCCGGGCTGATACCGGGCAGGCCGCCATCCCGTGTCATCGCGCTGCCTACCGGGGCGTTCCAGCATGTCCAACCCCCTACAGCCGCTCCAGCTACTCTGCGAAACCCACTACGAATGGCTCTGCCAATGGTGGCGGCATCGCCTCGGCCATGGCGATGAAGCATCCGACTTCGCGCACGACACCTTTCTGCGCGTGCTGCGCCATCCCGAGGAAGTCCGCACGCTGCGCCAGCCCAGGGCCTATCTGACAACCATCGCCCGAGGGCTGCTCAACGACCACTGGCGCCGCCGCTCGCTGGAACGCGCCTGGCTGGAGGCCATGGCCGCGTTGCCGCCTGAATTGGAGGCCTCGCCCGAGATGCTGCTGGGCGTGCAGCAGGCGCTGCAACAGCTGGACCGCATGCTCGGCAATCTGGCGCCGCAGGCGCGCGAGGTGTTCGTCCTGTCGCAACTGGAAGGGCTCACCTATGTCGAGATCGCCGCCCGCACCGGCTTGAGCGACCGCACGGTGAAGCGCTACATGGCCCAAGGTTTCGAAATCTGCCTGACCATGCTGGAGGCCTGACGCCATGTCCGCCGCCGAGCCCAAGCCGCTGGATGCCTCGATCATCCGGGAAGCCGCCCGCTGGCTGGTGCGGCTGCACTCCGGCGAGGCCGGACCGGCGGACCATGCCGCCTTCGAACGCTGGCGCCACGGCCATCCCGAGCGCGAGCTCGCCTGGCAGCGGGCCCAGCGCCTGATGCAGCAATTCGACACGGTGCCGGCCTCGCTCGGCGTGCCGCTCCTGACGCGCCCGCCGCAGGTCAGCCGGCGCACGGTGCTGCGCACGCTGGCGGCATTGGGGCTTACGGCGCCCGCCGCCTGGCTGGCCTACCGCATGCATGCCGAGCCGGCAGGCGCCTATCGCACGGCCGTGGGCGAAAACCAGGACCTGCGCCTGGCCGACGGCAGCCAGGTCCACCTGAACACCGATACCGCCATGGATGTGCGCTACTCCGACGAAACGCGCCTGCTGCATCTGCGCGGCGGCGAAGTCTATGTGCGCACGGCCGCCGACCGGGCGGGCAGGACGCGGCCCTTCATCGTCGAGACCCCCCAGGGTCGCATGCGCGCCCTGGGCACCCGTTTCGTGGTCCGGCAATGGGATGACGGCGACGCCCTGACCGAACTCACCGTGCTGGAACACCGCGTGGCGGTCAGCCTGGGGAGCGGGGCGCCAGAGCGGATCTTCAACGCCGGAGAGTCCGTGCGCTTCACGTCCCGCGCCTTCCTGTCCGGCCTGTCCGCGAAGTCGGACACGCCCGGTTGGACGCGCGGCGTGATCGAAGCCGACAACATGCGCCTGGACTCGCTGCTGGCCGAGGTCTCGCGTTACCGGCGCGGCGTGGTGCGTTGCGATCCGGCGCTGGGCGGCCTGCGCGTATCCGGCGTGTTCCGCCTGCAAGACACCGACGCGCTGCTTGCCGTCGTGGCCACGACGCTGGATCTGCGTGTCGTGGCGCGCACTTCGTACTGGGTCACGCTGACGCGCTGAGGCAGCGCCAGGCCATGAAGTTTCACTTGCTTACAATCCTGCTGCCCTCCGCCTGTCCCTTTTGCCAGCGCTCATTCGGCATACCGCCAATTGACGACCTGTAGGGATGTGACCAAGTGGCAGCCGAAGACTATACCCAACCTCGTGTCCTGCGATTGGCCGGATTGACGCTGAGCCTGGCGGCCGCGTTCGCCGCCGCGCCGCCCGCGGCCGCCCAAGACGCGGCCCAAAATACCGCCCCAAGCTCCACACAAACCGCCGCGCAGGACTACCACATCCCGGCAGGCCCGCTGGACCAGGCGCTCTCCGCCTTCGCCAAGGCGGGTGGCATCACGGTTTCGTTCCGTCCCGAGGACACGGGTGGGCTGCGGACTCAGGGCTTGGATGGCAGCTATGGCGTGGACTCCGGTCTGGCCCAGCTACTGTCCGGCACCGGCCTGGTGGCAGTGGAGCAGGGCGGTCAGGGTTATGTGGTGCGCGCGCCGGCCCCTGCGGCCAAGGCCGCGCCGGCCAGCAACGCCAACACGCTGGAGTCGATCCAGGTCAGCGGCGACTGGCTGGGGACCGGCCTGGAGAACAGCGTGCAGACCTTCGGCGGCGCGCGCACGCTCGTCAAACGCGATGAAATCCAGAACAGCGGCGCCACCAGCGTCGCCGACGTGCTGCGCCGCGTGCCG includes these proteins:
- a CDS encoding BamA/TamA family outer membrane protein, which codes for MAALALRLLILLCAGQALADAAQAETNGDSDGLDMGNFLLRQNGALPVPVIITEPAVGYGGGLMLLYFSEPAAQPGQDGQTDNTHKAPPNVTGVGAMATENGTRGGALFHFRSWDADRYRYLGALAQGRANLEYYGASSHGRSYEVKGTFLMQQILARVGDTPWYVGPRYTYFRSNTRFIGETAGELSKAEMAGRIGKAGVVVDYDTRDNMFYPNRGSYAELEAQFSRSWLGSDQSFESYRTRGYTWRPLAPRWTLGLRGDGQFTRGTVPFYAQPYVDLRGVARGRYQDRDALAFEAELRWDATPRWSILGFSGVGKAYGNWKSFSEASNVVSVGTGFRYLIAAKLGLAVGMDIAHSKDQNAFYIQVGSAWR
- a CDS encoding autotransporter outer membrane beta-barrel domain-containing protein, with amino-acid sequence MKPTSLPARGPGLPFPLLRQNTLRLAIVSALGACAWGAAGNAQAGYACAGGPSLNMPSGNYPSAQAICEGDSGVDHDNEKDGQNGPDVSVTSSGNYNADANQTRLNPLGVVTAISRGGDGVDEGTAGDGGNITVSSSGDVALNGTALSNFNSLIMAVSSGGIGDPANDNNDSNGGHGGLGQTVSVSNSGKLTMSGSLPAPRQGLYGINARALGGAGGDQNDPTLEYGDQVGGNGGNASTVTVSNTGAINLGSSVTRLRTYANGAAIYANSAGGMGGYNNGNAGTGGTVQVTHQGQANSYWQVYDSATVFGIYAQSIGGDGTASTDNSDNGGNGGGTSDTWTQKVTVDVNGSVLLDVAGSAAGATVQGAGVAARAIGGKGGKGPDKDHAGGNGGAGGAVAINLYQGGSVATRGDNLPGLAAQSLGGQGGDGSDSTKLAGQGGGGGFGGNASAVNVSTASGSAIGTTGNFSTGIVAQSVGGGGGTGSDFVSVLGGQGGNGGNGGNAGVVNVVTAGTVTTGGDHAYGVLAQSIAGSGGAGGADTAELVSLGGDGAGGGAASQVTLSNTGSIATSGYNSHGMIGQSIGGGGGASGSATGLLSVGGSSAGATGSSGSTVVMGNTGAITTAGNAAIGMVAQSIGGGGGSGGDSMGVLGVGGGGAGGGAGGNVIIQDLGSIQTAGQFSAGVLAQSVGGGGGNGGDTFTASVGVSVAIGGSASGGGNGGSVCMSNQGGCDGTLTYSTSNITTHGNYAPGIIAQSIGGGGGTGGSVKNASVASFAALQLGGSGGAGGNAAEVKAGYSNLNISTGGSHSAGILAQSIGGGGGNGGDASYYDVTVGFNAAVVLGGSGGSGGTGYSSIVNLSGSHVATGMDYASPNIDPATYAPNDSFGILAQTIGGGGGNGGSSSASDLVLAVPTGEGASLAFNFEAAVGGSGGAGGNACPPGDASCVTQVNLSNGSTVVTLGDGSHAVMAQSIGGGGGNGGDSSVLSTVLGDATTISLSAGMTLGGSGSGGGNGGAVGVTLGDANGAYVGMPPSLLTPPGVRVPPASTTVTYGDYANGVLAQSIGGGGGNGGVGSSNAYTHGGPTNVKLTLALGGTGGTGGIGGNVDVTLNPNFAIRTLGSGSRGIVAQSIGGGGGASQGGTLNVAGSAEDRPSARLQVGLGATGGSGATGGSINATLQGAIRTEGGDADGVLLQSIGGGGGLGGSLGADASSYPILDRIGNHSDNKERLDDENSTYQFGVDVGGTGGTGGHGGNVTVNYAGKIATAGDWADGLVAQSIGGGGGVGGSSSASGSKIKANATIGVGGSGGAGGNGGVLSFSFDDDHGNSIATTGYNAYGVLLQSIGGGGGQGGDGSDQAQGTITVGASFGGTGGVAGNGGNILTPSGGSWLNVQTAGDDAPALAMQSIGGGGGTAGAGNSSSKLQQNSHSMSVSVGGSGGLSGSGGAIDVTTGIAATTQGARAYGVLAQSIGGGGGLGGAGDSSNLTGVSLGGRGGAAGDGGAVTLTLNAGGHIATSGAGAHGLIAQSIGGGGGIAGDTSKGLQLGSGGWSPSSGQTGGSGSGGTVNLNVASNITTQGDYAFGVIAQSIGGGGGLGGSAAGGFAGSTAGAGSTGSGGNVTLTQSGSIAATGAGATGIFAQSAGPQGSGQVAVTVNGSVSGGTGAGAYGVWIVGDMQNTLTVGAAGTITAGSGGSAVRYDGASLQQAKTASILASVPGASLAISNAGTVLGNIECGGGAGGIACHVWNAASGTLSDATRYQANIDNAGLVAIGRSGAFDSLTVAGNFNLRAGGILQADVDFANLKSPRMVVQGDTRLDGQVNVQPITLLPGHEVTVATLQGNVAGNPAAKDSPVIDYDARLDGQDVRVRAVQADFAAPSMQLAANQRSVARHLQGAWNLGGNTAMASLFAALDMASRESAATYSNRLSDLSAGVTVAPAAQMQASMARFTGAMMSCPAFQGGDALTGEQDCLWGQVSGINTNQDGDGGVSGFSFDGVTYQFGGQRQVKPGWFLGGSVAYQNSHLSGDDGRVSGKGDSGYAGVVLKRETGPWTLSAALGGGYGQYDINRSIRIPGMQSTADSDLDVYGAALRLRIARSYAKESVYLKPYVDLDASYTHMPSYGESRNALHLDVESSNQFVMALSPTLELGGKVALKNGATLRPYMYGGVSFLSKDEYTVKARLQGAPSGSGAFETSVPMDDVIGRIGAGLQVSNAGGLDFRLQYDGDFSSHIQSHRGTLKVMVPF
- a CDS encoding sigma-70 family RNA polymerase sigma factor → MSNPLQPLQLLCETHYEWLCQWWRHRLGHGDEASDFAHDTFLRVLRHPEEVRTLRQPRAYLTTIARGLLNDHWRRRSLERAWLEAMAALPPELEASPEMLLGVQQALQQLDRMLGNLAPQAREVFVLSQLEGLTYVEIAARTGLSDRTVKRYMAQGFEICLTMLEA
- a CDS encoding FecR domain-containing protein, which codes for MSAAEPKPLDASIIREAARWLVRLHSGEAGPADHAAFERWRHGHPERELAWQRAQRLMQQFDTVPASLGVPLLTRPPQVSRRTVLRTLAALGLTAPAAWLAYRMHAEPAGAYRTAVGENQDLRLADGSQVHLNTDTAMDVRYSDETRLLHLRGGEVYVRTAADRAGRTRPFIVETPQGRMRALGTRFVVRQWDDGDALTELTVLEHRVAVSLGSGAPERIFNAGESVRFTSRAFLSGLSAKSDTPGWTRGVIEADNMRLDSLLAEVSRYRRGVVRCDPALGGLRVSGVFRLQDTDALLAVVATTLDLRVVARTSYWVTLTR